The proteins below are encoded in one region of Penicillium psychrofluorescens genome assembly, chromosome: 4:
- a CDS encoding uncharacterized protein (ID:PFLUO_006094-T1.cds;~source:funannotate) — protein sequence MPSENSVKAGLALIENDKSKLLGLKVGQHANVETGQYIPRADAQSPPTLSFPSASPTKTYLAISLDIDAPFPSFDVLGPILHWIQPNVKVSGESLSTDAPFVANYIGPAPPPGSSPHRYTFFLYEQPEGFDYKKYAPADGKTLGNFSRMRYDLDAWAKEIGLGGVVAFNYFTSN from the exons ATGCCCTCCGAAAATAGCGTCAAGGCCGGTCTCGCCCTGATCGAGAATGACAAGTCCAAGCTCCTGGGCTTGAAGGTGGGGCAGCACGCGAACGTGGAGACGGGACAGTACATCCCTAGAGCTG ACGCCCAATCCCCACCAACCCTATCCTTCCCCTCAGCATCCCCGACAAAGACCTACCTGGCAATCAGCCTGGACATCGACGCGCCCTTCCCCTCCTTCGACGTCCTCGGCCCAATCCTGCACTGGATCCAACCAAACGTGAAAGTGTCAGGCGAATCGCTGAGCACAGACGCCCCCTTCGTCGCGAACTATATCGGtcccgccccgccgccggGTAGTTCCCCGCACCGGTAcaccttcttcttgtatGAGCAGCCCGAGGGCTTTGATTATAAGAAGTACGCGCCTGCGGATGGAAAGACCTTGGGCAATTTCAGTCGTATGCGCTATGATCTTGATGCTTGGGCCAAGGAGATTGGATTGGGGGGTGTGGTTGCTTTCAACTATTTTACTAGTAATTAG
- a CDS encoding uncharacterized protein (ID:PFLUO_006096-T1.cds;~source:funannotate) → MASKGLRILVPVKRVIDYAIKPRINKAQTGVETAGVKHSLNPFDELSIEEAVRLRERKGPLKVDSILALSAGGPKCADTLRTAMAMGADKAFHVEVPEGSGDGGPEPLTIAKLLHSVVEKEDINLVLLGKQAIDGDQGQTGQMLAGLLGWPQTTQASKVEIKDEAGTVEITHEVDGGVETLRTKLPLVITTDLRLNEPRYASLPNIMKAKKKPLEKKTLADFGVEDTRRLKTLKVTEPPPRTGGGKVEDVDGLVSKLKELGAL, encoded by the exons atggccagcaaAGGTTTACGGATATTGGTGCCCGTCAAGCGGGTCATCGACTACGCG ATCAAGCCCCGAATCAACAAAGCCCAGACGGGCGTCGAAACCGCCGGGGTCAAGCACTCCCTGAACCCATTCGATGAGCTCTCcatcgaagaagccgtcCGGCTGCGCGAGCGCAAGGGCCCCCTGAAAGTCGACTCGATCTTGGCCCTATCTGCCGGCGGCCCCAAATGCGCCGACACACTGCGCACAGCGATGGCCATGGGCGCTGACAAGGCGTTCCACGTCGAGGTCCCCGAGGGATCGGGCGACGGCGGGCCCGAGCCGCTCACGATCGCCAAGCTGCTGCACAGCGTCgtcgagaaagaagatatCAACCTGGTTCTGCTGGGGAAGCAGGCTATCGACGGCGACCAGGGCCAGACGGGCCAGATGCTTGCCGGGCTGTTGGGCTGGCCGCAGACTACGCAGGCGAGCAAGGTTGAGATCAAGGATGAGGCTGGGACGGTAGAGATTACGCATGAGGTTGATGGGGGTGTTGAGACGCTGCGGACGAAGTTGCCGTTGGTTATCACGACGGATCTGCGTCTGAATGAGCCACGGTATGCGAGTCTGCCGAATATtatgaaggcgaagaagaagccgctggagaagaagacgctTGCCGACTTTGGCGTCGAGGATACCCGGCGGTTGAAGACGCTGAAGGTTACCG AACCCCCACCACGCACGGGCGgcggcaaggtcgaggatgtcgatggcCTGGTGTCCAAGCTGAAGGAATTGGGTGCGCTGTAG
- a CDS encoding uncharacterized protein (ID:PFLUO_006095-T1.cds;~source:funannotate), translating into MPPSTWDKTKGYSKRGFDKAWQTVDKLGGPVNRLSNRLGAEAFWPMSIDKESDKAARILRSFCKDGFYAAESEVATDDQGKINRPKGKQRVIKKIPSHVVKQAKGIAVFTTMRTGLWMSGSGGSGVLLARIPETGEWSPPSGIMLHTAGIGFLAGVDIYDCVVIINTTEALNAFKKVRCTLGGEVSAAAGPVGMGGVLDSEVHKRQSPIWTYMKSKGLYAGVAVDGTIVIERTDENERFYGERLSVTDILAGKVRFPPDSINTLLQTLKAAQGDGDVDVSLIAPAGETPGDIELPEQDEAFGVPAEDDPDPYGVKALEAEGLFIREAGTKVRPSLDVFEFRPHHNSPVFATFSRRSADSSPRNSWRTGSWRASVQSYMSADRGTQTDEAPLTAPTSVSRASSRSAKEKEEEEFADVALQQSPWDEEPVRWGAGEEKEQDDEKEKVDDTHEIDSEEDDLEVHEVSNATVTTQEAVMTTPTLGGEEFGDSKTKSPTFTRARLVTTPTLGEEEFSDSKTKSPTFTRARLVTIPKTKRPTPPPLPPRHPEHIWDTLSSQDSNSPTGLSHSSHSTEPTEANERSESAEPIEPVEPASDLPSNVKSLQISAAVPAVLDEDFDEDDMESIPETPLEEFHSIDGDHESDVEDATIVEKDLPTERKESVETVSLDQPEAITEAIPEATAEATAEQEQAQEDNPETASELLDHKLGEIYIDESRLDTEADTVADTEADKTVTSSVSAETA; encoded by the coding sequence ATGCCGCCCTCCACCTGGGACAAGACCAAGGGCTACTCAAAGCGCGGCTTCGACAAAGCATGGCAGACCGTCGACAAGCTCGGCGGCCCCGTCAACCGGCTCTCGAACCGCCTAGGCGCCGAGGCCTTCTGGCCCATGTCCATCGACAAAGAGAGCGACAAGGCCGCGCGCATCCTGCGCAGCTTCTGTAAGGATGGCTTCTATGCCGCCGAGTCGGAGGTGGCCACCGATGACCAGGGCAAGATTAATCGGCCCAAGGGCAAGCAACGCGTTATCAAGAAGATTCCCTCCCATGTCGTGAAGCAGGCCAAGGGTATTGCTGTGTTCACGACGATGCGCACCGGCCTCTGGATGAGCGGCTCCGGGGGGAGTGGTGTGCTTCTTGCGCGGATCCCCGAAACCGGTGAATGGAGTCCGCCGTCTGGGATCATGCTGCACACCGCGGGCATTGGGTTCTTGGCTGGTGTCGATATATATGATTGCGTGGTGATTATCAATACAACCGAGGCGCTCAATGCCTTCAAGAAGGTGCGCTGTACGCTGGGTGGCGAGGTCAGTGCCGCTGCTGGGCCGGTTGGTATGGGCGGCGTGCTGGATTCCGAGGTCCACAAGCGCCAGTCGCCCATTTGGACTTATATGAAGAGCAAAGGTCTCTATGCCGGAGTGGCCGTCGACGGGACCATTGTCATCGAGCGCACCGACGAGAACGAGCGGTTTTATGGTGAACGCCTCTCAGTCACCGACATCCTGGCCGGCAAAGTCAGATTCCCGCCCGACTCCATCAATACACTCCTGCAAACCCTCAAGGCCGCACAAGGCGACGGCGACGTCGACGTGAGTCTCATCGCGCCGGCGGGCGAAACACCCGGCGACATCGAGCTGCCGGAACAGGACGAAGCCTTTGGCGTGCCGGCCGAAGACGACCCAGACCCGTACGGAGTGAAAGCGTTGGAGGCCGAGGGCCTGTTCATCCGGGAGGCCGGCACGAAGGTGAGGCCTAGTCTTGATGTTTTTGAATTCCGGCCACACCACAACAGCCCCGTGTTCGCCACGTTCTCGCGGCGCAGCGCGGACAGCTCGCCGCGGAATAGCTGGCGCACCGGTAGCTGGCGCGCGAGCGTCCAGAGCTACATGAGTGCAGACCGTGGCACACAAACTGATGAGGCTCCGCTAACTGCCCCGACATCAGTAAGCCGAGCATCCTCCCGCAgcgcgaaggagaaggaggaggaggaattTGCCGACGTTGCGTTGCAACAGAGCCCGTGGGATGAGGAACCCGTTCGTTGGGGCGctggggaagagaaagagcaggatgacgaaaaagaaaaagtagATGATACCCATGAAAtcgactccgaggaggatgacctgGAAGTGCACGAAGTGAGCAACGCTACCGTCACTACGCAGGAGGCTGTCATGACTACGCCGACTCTGGGGGGTGAGGAATTCGGCGACTCCAAGACCAAGTCGCCTACTTTCACTCGTGCTCGCTTGGTCACTACGCCGACtctgggagaagaggaattCAGCGACTCCAAGACCAAGTCGCCCACTTTCACTCGTGCGCGCCTGGTCACCATCCCGAAGACAAAGCGTCCCACGCCGCCTCCGCTTCCTCCCCGCCACCCGGAGCACATCTGGGATACTCTATCCAGCCAGGATTCCAATTCTCCAACCGGCCTCTCGCACTCCAGTCACAGCACCGAACCTACTGAAGCCAACGAGCGCTCTGAGTCTGCTGAGCCTATCGAACCTGTGGAGCCTGCCAGTGACCTTCCGTCCAATGTGAAATCACTGCAGATCAGCGCAGCTGTTCCTGCCGTGCTCGATGAAGactttgatgaagacgatATGGAGTCCATTCCTGAAACACCGCTGGAAGAGTTCCACTCTATTGATGGTGATCACGAGTCGGATGTTGAAGACGCTACTATTGTGGAGAAGGACCTCCCGACTGAACGGAAAGAGTCGGTTGAGACTGTCTCTCTTGACCAGCCGGAGGCTATAACGGAGGCTATACCGGAGGCTACAGCGGAGGCTACAGCGGAGCAAGagcaagcgcaagaagacAACCCCGAAACAGCGTCGGAACTGCTTGACCACAAGCTGGGAGAGATCTACATCGACGAATCGCGTCTTGACACGGAAGCTGATACGGTAGCTGACACCGAGGCGGACAAGACTGTCACTAGCTCTGTCTCTGCCGAGACTGCTTAG